The genomic segment CTTGGCCGGCTAGTTTGACATAGACCGGTTGACCGCCCTTGCCGTTTAGTTTCAGCACCGCATCACAGAGGTAGAAGGTGAAGAAGTCGCCGTACATCCCTTGGCGGGCGAGCGCCTGATAGGCCTCGGGCAGCGTGTTGAGCAGGTCGTCGAAATACTCGTGATCAGCCAGCACAAGGCTGTCGACCCGATCCGACTGTGCGATGGCGTCTTTCACCGATGGTCGCGCGTGGGCAAGCAGGTCGGCGATTGACCCTGCCGCGGCGTTGGTGTACGCCAGCGCCGTACTGATGTCGGTCTTGCGGGCCGCCAATCGCTGTGTCAGCTCGGCCAGTGAGGTGACGGTCTTGTCTAATTGACGGCTTTGATCACCCACCGAACCCAGGACCGTGTTGAGGTTGGCGATCACTTGCCCGATTAGCACGTCGCGGTCGGCCAAGGAGCTGGTCAGCATTGCCGTCTGGGACAGAAAAGAGTCGATTGCCGCGCCTTGCCCTTGAAACGCCTGAACGAGTTGGCCGGTCAGCGCGTTGACCTGCACGGGATCTAATGCCCGGAACAGCGGGTGGAATCCGCCGATGAGCGCGTCCAAGTCCAGCGCGGGGGTGGTGTGATCCAGTCGGATGGTGTGGCCGGGCGCAAGCGGCTTAGCTCCCGTCGGGCCTTCCTGCAGCTGCAGGAAGCGATCTCCGATCACGTTGTCGTAGCGGATCGCTGCCCTCGTAGCGTCGGTGAGCGCCACGCTGTCATCTGCGGAGAACCGCACGATTACCACGCTGTCAGGCCGGATCGCGATGCGCTTGACTTGGCCGACCTCCACCCCGGCGATGCGAACGATGTCACCGTTTTTGAGCCCGCTGACATTGCTGAACTCGGCGCTGTAGGTGCTCTCCCGCTGGAAGCGCAACTGCGCGAATACCATGAACAGCGCAAAGACGCATAGGCCGCAGACCACGACGAAGATCGTCAACCGCCACAGCGCTGCCCTCAGGTTGTCTCGCACGGCTGCATTCCTTTGCTGGCGCTCACGATGACGGGGTGGACGGCAGATCCGGTGGGGCCGGATCGTTCGGTAGTGGCGGTGGCGCACCGGGCGCTGAGGGGTATAGCGGAGCACCGTCGGGCGCGTACAGCGCCGCACCGTAAGGCGGGGAGCCTGGGTAGGGCATCGGTCCGGGCGCTGGTGGTCCTAGATTGCGGATGCTTGGTGGCCCTGGCGCCGCGCGGGTGACCGGCAAGTAGTCGATCCAGCCCGGGAATCCGATCCCGGGGTTGGGCCGG from the Mycobacterium lentiflavum genome contains:
- a CDS encoding MCE family protein, giving the protein MRDNLRAALWRLTIFVVVCGLCVFALFMVFAQLRFQRESTYSAEFSNVSGLKNGDIVRIAGVEVGQVKRIAIRPDSVVIVRFSADDSVALTDATRAAIRYDNVIGDRFLQLQEGPTGAKPLAPGHTIRLDHTTPALDLDALIGGFHPLFRALDPVQVNALTGQLVQAFQGQGAAIDSFLSQTAMLTSSLADRDVLIGQVIANLNTVLGSVGDQSRQLDKTVTSLAELTQRLAARKTDISTALAYTNAAAGSIADLLAHARPSVKDAIAQSDRVDSLVLADHEYFDDLLNTLPEAYQALARQGMYGDFFTFYLCDAVLKLNGKGGQPVYVKLAGQASGRCTPK